A section of the Leptotrichia sp. HSP-342 genome encodes:
- a CDS encoding Na/Pi cotransporter family protein, producing the protein MNGAAVSAINYQQMAFGFLGGLGLFLFCIKYMGDGLQMAAGDRLRYILDKYTTSPFLGVLVGIFVTALIQSSSGTSVITIGLVGAGLLTLRQAIGIIMGANIGTTITTFIIGFNITHYALPILFLGAACLFFVKHNFINNLGRILFGFGGIFFALTLMSSAMEPLKHLPAFTELTIKLSNSPVLGVFIGTMITMLVQASSATISILQNVYQENLITLKAALPVLFGDNIGTTITAIIAVIGANTSAKRLALSHTMFNVIGTVIFMIFLSPFSMFVEKMAQFFHLNPKVTIAFAHGSFNIMTTILLFPFIGVLEYIVVKLIREKDEDQVEHKPKYLDSALIYTPSIALGQVKQEMLSMISIALKSLGRAVEFFHERNEKLAEKVEKREEAINNIDQEITKYLTSLSQEHITEKDGEEISMYLDMCRDVERIGDHAIGIVRDVQYEIKKKLVFTKTAHEEVQKLFFISKEIIETAAEALKNDDTEKAFAVVDLHNKLYAKEKEVRKAHIKRVSKHECDIKAGLYYIDVISHFTRIGDHARNLVEKMIENKAN; encoded by the coding sequence ATGAACGGAGCAGCAGTTAGTGCAATTAACTATCAGCAGATGGCATTTGGATTCCTGGGAGGACTGGGGTTATTCCTATTTTGTATAAAGTATATGGGGGACGGGCTGCAAATGGCAGCTGGAGATAGGCTTCGATATATCTTGGATAAATATACAACTTCACCATTTTTGGGAGTTCTAGTTGGAATTTTTGTAACGGCTTTGATACAGTCGAGTTCAGGAACATCAGTTATTACTATAGGTTTAGTTGGAGCAGGACTTTTAACTTTAAGACAGGCAATAGGAATCATTATGGGAGCAAATATCGGTACAACAATTACAACTTTCATAATTGGATTTAACATTACGCATTATGCATTGCCAATACTGTTTTTAGGAGCAGCATGTCTATTTTTTGTAAAACATAATTTCATAAATAATTTGGGTAGAATTTTATTTGGTTTTGGAGGAATATTTTTTGCATTGACATTAATGTCAAGTGCAATGGAACCGCTTAAACATTTACCAGCATTTACAGAATTAACAATAAAATTAAGCAATAGTCCAGTTTTAGGAGTATTTATCGGTACAATGATTACAATGCTGGTTCAGGCTTCAAGTGCTACAATCAGTATTTTACAAAATGTGTATCAGGAAAATCTTATAACGTTAAAAGCTGCATTGCCTGTGCTTTTTGGAGATAACATCGGAACAACTATAACAGCGATAATTGCAGTAATTGGAGCAAATACTTCGGCAAAAAGACTTGCTTTGTCTCACACAATGTTCAATGTTATAGGAACAGTTATTTTTATGATTTTCTTATCGCCATTTTCAATGTTTGTGGAAAAAATGGCTCAGTTTTTTCATTTGAATCCAAAAGTAACAATAGCGTTTGCACATGGATCATTTAATATTATGACAACAATTTTATTATTTCCATTCATTGGAGTTTTGGAATACATCGTTGTAAAGTTGATTAGGGAAAAAGATGAAGATCAAGTTGAACATAAGCCAAAATATTTAGATTCAGCATTGATTTATACACCTTCGATTGCATTAGGGCAAGTAAAGCAGGAAATGCTTTCAATGATTTCGATAGCATTAAAAAGTTTAGGAAGAGCAGTTGAATTTTTTCATGAACGAAATGAAAAATTAGCAGAAAAAGTTGAGAAAAGAGAAGAGGCAATAAATAATATTGATCAGGAAATTACAAAATATCTAACTTCATTATCCCAAGAACATATAACTGAAAAAGATGGAGAAGAAATCAGCATGTATCTTGATATGTGCCGTGATGTAGAGCGTATAGGAGATCATGCGATTGGAATTGTACGAGATGTACAATATGAAATTAAGAAAAAATTGGTATTTACTAAAACGGCTCATGAAGAAGTTCAAAAATTATTCTTTATATCAAAAGAAATTATAGAAACAGCTGCAGAAGCCTTGAAAAATGATGATACAGAAAAAGCTTTTGCAGTAGTTGATTTACATAATAAACTTTATGCTAAAGAAAAGGAAGTAAGAAAAGCACATATAAAACGTGTAAGCAAACATGAATGTGATATAAAAGCAGGACTTTATTACATCGATGTCATATCACATTTCACAAGAATTGGAGACCATGCGAGAAACTTAGTTGAGAAAATGATTGAAAACAAAGCAAATTAG
- a CDS encoding DUF421 domain-containing protein encodes MDFIIPVAIKLTIGFIALVVFMNLNGRSQLAPTSTEDQIGNYVLGGIIGGVIYNPSITIVQFLIVLLIWGLLMTTIDFLKNSNKNVKKMIDGQIVYLIKGGKMITENFAQATLSIPDFYTKLRTKGIFKISDIEDAFMESNGQLIVIQKNDENYSNLLVSEGKIMEDNLEHIGKNDEWLKEELAKYNVLDINDIFLVEYSNDDKLFIVKK; translated from the coding sequence TTGGATTTTATAATTCCTGTGGCGATAAAACTTACAATCGGATTTATTGCTTTAGTAGTATTTATGAATTTAAACGGACGAAGCCAGCTAGCACCAACTTCAACAGAAGATCAGATAGGTAACTATGTTCTTGGGGGAATTATTGGTGGTGTAATTTATAATCCTAGCATAACAATAGTTCAATTTTTAATAGTATTGTTAATATGGGGACTGTTAATGACAACGATAGATTTTCTAAAAAATTCAAACAAAAATGTAAAAAAAATGATAGATGGACAAATTGTATACTTAATAAAAGGTGGAAAAATGATAACAGAAAATTTTGCTCAGGCAACTCTTTCTATTCCTGATTTTTATACAAAGTTAAGAACAAAAGGAATTTTTAAAATATCTGATATTGAAGATGCTTTCATGGAATCAAACGGACAGCTAATTGTTATACAAAAAAATGATGAAAATTATTCAAATTTATTAGTTTCCGAAGGTAAAATAATGGAAGATAATCTAGAGCATATTGGAAAAAATGATGAATGGCTCAAGGAAGAACTAGCAAAATACAATGTTTTAGATATCAATGATATTTTCCTGGTGGAATACAGTAATGACGATAAGCTTTTTATTGTGAAAAAATAA
- a CDS encoding DUF3290 family protein: protein MEFYNFIYLENKKIITDKFFLIMIVLVIAFVLFAFWKWFKGSISLRDKQLSMLGLMFIFLFGLYHFENYRARNNQEKVYKNSASVIKKLAEKFKVREDEIFINTPEITEHTVYKIRDKFYQIHWVDNNILVEQMTVPYVDEIKTFKK from the coding sequence ATGGAATTTTACAATTTTATTTATTTAGAGAACAAAAAAATTATAACTGATAAATTTTTTCTTATTATGATTGTTTTAGTAATTGCATTTGTATTATTTGCATTTTGGAAATGGTTTAAGGGAAGCATTTCTTTAAGAGATAAGCAGCTTAGCATGCTTGGATTAATGTTTATTTTTCTGTTTGGCTTATATCATTTTGAAAATTATAGGGCTAGAAATAATCAGGAAAAAGTTTATAAAAATTCGGCAAGTGTTATTAAAAAATTAGCTGAAAAATTTAAAGTAAGAGAAGATGAGATTTTTATAAATACTCCTGAAATAACAGAGCATACGGTTTATAAAATAAGAGATAAATTTTATCAGATTCATTGGGTGGATAACAATATTCTAGTTGAACAAATGACAGTACCTTATGTGGATGAGATTAAGACATTTAAAAAATAG
- a CDS encoding peptidase U32 family protein, whose product MEEVIDFDKKRKMNILAPAGNYEKLVAAVKAGANEVFFGLKGFGARRNNENLAIQEVLNGIDYAHSRGVKTLMTLNTILKDSEINSMYNNIKRVYEHGIDGFIVQDLGFVKFLKENFPNLKIHGSTQMTVANHVEANKLKELGLTRVCLARELSFEEIKSIREKTDIELEIFVSGSLCISYSGNCYISSFIGGRSGNRGLCAYSCRKKFTDENGESAYFLSPNDQLLQEKEINMLKNIGIDAIKVEGRKKSSEYVFETVSYYDNILKGTPRPTESYKLFNRGYSKGYFYLDNKLMNFKYSSNFGYFLGARIGESNNFKIDDELILGDGIQFVDETFEQIGGEYVNKIRIIEAGKSENSEQKNKKQNSHNEKEKVQKANRFDIVSIGKLPKGTKYIYKNYSKEINDRIIHNIKVSKRYAAINATLLAKKGQEIELTLEIENLKNEIISVTKKGNLIEQDAKKLITKEQIAEKIGELGDTTFELGKIQIDYDGTSFIPFSELKNLKRECVSELLEKLLDSYKRTAIERKKYNFEPINLENEKSKDNKKPVISALVTNDKQENACREMGITKIYRKQFDVAKEKNLSKTDKIKTGTNLVSNLYQAIMGEKTGIKGQTLDWNLNVFNNHTIEMFSTFNNLETVFLSPELSYRQLKNIKSDKLKKGLVIYGYLKGMYIEHKIFDKEYKELEGEFYDKYKIVKNELDNIELYLDKPMNLIPRLDDIYELNLDELRLDFTFETATEVKKIIKSIDTKSGKYTPYAFEQGVL is encoded by the coding sequence TTGGAAGAAGTAATAGATTTTGATAAAAAAAGAAAAATGAATATTTTAGCACCAGCTGGAAATTATGAAAAACTGGTTGCTGCTGTAAAAGCTGGAGCTAATGAAGTATTTTTTGGTCTAAAAGGATTTGGAGCAAGAAGAAATAACGAAAATCTAGCTATACAAGAAGTGCTTAACGGAATTGACTATGCTCATTCACGTGGAGTAAAGACCCTTATGACTTTGAATACAATTTTAAAGGATAGCGAAATTAACAGCATGTATAACAATATTAAAAGAGTCTATGAACACGGAATTGATGGGTTCATTGTACAAGATTTGGGATTTGTTAAGTTTTTGAAGGAAAATTTTCCAAATTTAAAAATTCATGGAAGTACGCAGATGACTGTGGCAAATCATGTAGAAGCCAATAAATTAAAAGAGCTAGGACTTACTCGTGTCTGTCTTGCAAGAGAACTTTCATTCGAAGAAATAAAAAGTATCCGTGAAAAGACTGATATTGAGCTGGAAATCTTTGTTTCAGGTTCACTTTGTATTTCTTATTCTGGAAATTGCTACATAAGCAGCTTTATTGGAGGAAGAAGTGGAAACCGTGGACTTTGTGCCTATTCCTGCCGTAAAAAGTTTACAGATGAAAATGGAGAAAGTGCTTATTTTTTAAGCCCAAATGATCAGTTATTGCAAGAAAAAGAAATCAATATGTTAAAAAATATTGGAATTGATGCGATAAAAGTTGAAGGGCGAAAAAAATCGAGTGAGTATGTTTTCGAGACTGTCAGCTACTATGACAATATTTTAAAAGGCACTCCACGTCCGACGGAAAGTTATAAATTGTTTAACCGTGGATATTCAAAAGGATATTTTTATTTGGATAACAAACTTATGAACTTTAAATATTCTTCAAATTTTGGATATTTTCTTGGAGCAAGAATTGGTGAATCAAATAACTTTAAAATCGATGATGAATTAATTTTAGGAGATGGTATTCAATTTGTAGATGAGACTTTTGAGCAGATTGGCGGAGAATATGTAAATAAAATTCGGATTATTGAAGCTGGAAAAAGTGAAAATTCTGAACAGAAAAATAAAAAGCAAAATAGCCACAATGAGAAAGAAAAAGTCCAAAAAGCCAATAGATTTGATATTGTTTCAATCGGAAAATTACCAAAAGGAACAAAATATATTTACAAAAATTATTCTAAAGAAATTAACGACAGAATTATCCATAATATAAAAGTTTCCAAAAGATATGCCGCTATTAATGCGACATTACTTGCAAAAAAAGGTCAAGAAATTGAACTTACGCTGGAAATTGAAAATTTGAAAAACGAGATAATTTCTGTAACAAAGAAAGGAAATCTTATTGAACAAGATGCCAAAAAATTGATTACGAAAGAACAAATCGCAGAGAAAATTGGCGAACTTGGAGATACGACTTTTGAACTTGGTAAAATTCAGATTGATTATGATGGAACTTCGTTCATTCCTTTTAGTGAACTAAAAAACCTCAAAAGAGAATGTGTTTCAGAACTTTTGGAAAAATTGCTTGACTCTTACAAAAGAACTGCTATTGAGCGAAAAAAATATAATTTTGAACCGATTAATCTGGAAAATGAAAAATCTAAAGATAATAAAAAACCTGTTATTTCAGCACTTGTTACAAATGATAAGCAGGAAAACGCCTGCCGTGAAATGGGAATAACAAAAATTTACCGAAAACAGTTTGATGTTGCAAAGGAAAAGAATTTGTCAAAAACAGATAAGATAAAAACAGGTACAAACCTAGTTTCCAATCTTTATCAGGCAATTATGGGAGAAAAAACTGGAATAAAAGGACAAACGCTGGACTGGAACTTAAATGTTTTCAATAATCATACAATCGAGATGTTTTCTACTTTCAATAATCTTGAAACAGTATTTTTATCGCCAGAATTAAGTTATCGACAATTAAAAAACATAAAATCTGACAAACTGAAAAAAGGGCTTGTGATTTACGGTTACCTAAAAGGAATGTATATCGAACATAAAATTTTTGATAAGGAATACAAGGAGCTGGAAGGCGAATTTTATGACAAGTACAAAATTGTAAAAAATGAACTTGATAATATTGAACTCTATCTAGACAAGCCAATGAATCTGATACCAAGGCTGGATGATATTTATGAACTGAATTTAGATGAATTGAGACTAGATTTCACATTTGAAACAGCAACGGAAGTGAAAAAAATTATTAAAAGCATTGATACAAAAAGTGGCAAATATACTCCTTATGCCTTTGAGCAGGGAGTCTTATAA
- a CDS encoding O-antigen ligase family protein, protein MDTKNQKYLEKLYLLLGASIFIHYALVILFSILILINIFITGEYKKIFKDKSLITVGIVLGFSLITSAFYKNILGLMAIPIFLCIVVGRYYTLIVDVEFKKNNLEWMAKFSGISLLVGMGEFLFTHNRIGYFAYFNPNYLGSIMMMSAIINLYFTFEKKSKINFAVFLMNILTILLTGSRSSLIAVVLGIFTLFFYFLRRRYFAGCILILLSYILGVVSGVFPFLRESTLIEYFWLRVEIIDMAFRIFKKTNILYGHGNFFYYKFTNYVYPHSHNALVELLLSYGLIGTIALFAVFLRYLYDILRNDRNNVLKIALIAGIVVHNFTDFAIFWVQTVLLFIMALAYKEQNEQIRGYRQKRNK, encoded by the coding sequence TTGGATACAAAAAATCAGAAGTATCTGGAAAAATTGTATTTACTTTTAGGTGCTTCAATTTTTATACATTATGCTTTAGTTATCTTATTTAGCATTCTAATATTAATAAATATATTTATAACTGGAGAATATAAAAAAATATTTAAGGACAAGTCACTCATTACCGTGGGAATTGTTTTGGGATTTTCACTTATAACTTCCGCCTTTTATAAAAATATTTTAGGTCTAATGGCAATTCCCATATTTTTATGTATTGTAGTTGGGCGTTATTATACATTAATTGTTGATGTGGAATTCAAAAAAAATAATTTGGAATGGATGGCAAAATTTTCGGGAATTTCACTTTTAGTGGGAATGGGAGAATTTTTATTCACACATAACAGAATCGGATATTTTGCATACTTTAATCCAAATTATTTAGGAAGTATTATGATGATGTCGGCAATCATAAATTTATATTTTACTTTTGAAAAAAAATCAAAAATTAATTTTGCTGTATTTTTAATGAATATTCTGACAATACTGCTTACTGGTTCAAGATCTTCGTTAATTGCAGTCGTTTTAGGAATATTTACATTATTTTTCTACTTTTTACGAAGAAGATATTTTGCTGGATGTATTTTAATTCTTTTATCGTATATTTTGGGAGTAGTTTCAGGCGTTTTCCCATTCTTGCGTGAAAGTACATTAATAGAATATTTCTGGCTAAGAGTCGAAATTATTGATATGGCATTTAGAATTTTTAAAAAAACCAATATCCTATATGGACACGGAAACTTTTTTTACTACAAATTTACCAATTATGTGTATCCACATTCACATAATGCACTTGTAGAACTGCTTTTAAGTTACGGACTAATTGGAACAATAGCATTATTTGCTGTATTTTTACGCTACTTATATGATATTTTGAGAAATGACAGAAATAATGTGTTAAAAATTGCTCTGATTGCTGGAATTGTAGTACATAATTTTACCGATTTTGCAATTTTTTGGGTACAAACTGTACTGCTATTTATTATGGCTTTAGCTTATAAGGAGCAAAATGAACAGATACGTGGCTACAGGCAGAAACGAAACAAATAA
- a CDS encoding RNA methyltransferase, with product MRDNIYVGLVHYPVYNRNNDVVATSVTNFDIHDISRTCRTYDIKKYFIITPVDAQKELTGRIIGYWTEGNGIEFNKNRNEAFENTELEDSVQSAIETIEKIERKKPKIITTSAKIFPNTVGYADLGKEIIEDDTPYLILFGTGWGLTNEIMDLSYKILEPIRGNTRYNHLCVRSAVSIILDRLLGEN from the coding sequence ATGAGAGATAACATATATGTGGGGCTTGTCCACTACCCTGTTTACAACAGAAATAACGATGTTGTGGCAACTTCTGTCACAAACTTTGATATACACGATATTTCTAGAACTTGCAGAACTTACGATATAAAAAAATATTTCATTATAACTCCAGTTGATGCCCAGAAAGAACTGACTGGCAGAATTATCGGATACTGGACTGAAGGAAATGGGATAGAATTTAACAAAAATAGAAACGAAGCCTTTGAAAATACAGAACTTGAAGATTCTGTCCAAAGTGCTATAGAAACAATTGAAAAAATTGAAAGAAAAAAACCAAAAATTATTACAACTTCAGCAAAAATTTTCCCAAATACTGTTGGATATGCTGATTTAGGCAAAGAAATCATCGAAGACGATACTCCGTATTTAATTTTATTTGGAACAGGATGGGGCCTTACAAATGAAATTATGGATTTATCCTATAAAATTCTAGAGCCAATCCGTGGGAATACCAGATATAATCATTTGTGTGTCAGAAGTGCTGTTTCAATAATTTTAGACAGATTACTGGGAGAAAACTAA